CGGTACATACATACGAAGCTGTCGTTCCGAAAGTAACAGGGAATGCATTTATTACAGGATTTCATCAGTTCGTTGTAGATCCGAGAGATGATTTGAATCGGGGATTTTTGTTAGGATAAAGTGAAACTTTAATCAGTGGAGGGGTTCCCCACTGATTATTAGTTGAACCAATCGGGTTTTTACGGGCAGTTGATCTCCCGTGTAACTTCTTTGTCCAACCAAATTTTTAGATGGGAGTCTTACTGCCCGTTAATACGGGATAGAAGGAGGAGGTGGAAAGATATGCTAGTTATAAGCGCGAACGAACAAAGAAACTTAGTAAATATGAATGAAGTTATTGAATACGCGGCGCTTGCTTTAAAAGAATTTTCCGCAGAAAGAACGATTACACCAATAAGAGGCTCATTACCATTTGCGAACGAGCAAAATACGGCATTAATTATGCCTTCAGTAGCGGAAGGACTTGAGGCACTTGGAGTAAAAATAGTAACGGTAGTCCCGCAAAATAAACAGATAGGAAAGAAAACGATCAATGGGATTGTGATGCTATCAGACTTTCAAGCGGGAGAACCGCTCGCACTTCTAGAAGGATCGTACTTAACGATGATCCGAACGGGCGCCTTATCAGGAGTAGCGACAAAATATTTAGCTCGTCATAACGCAAAAACTTTATGCATTATCGGCACGGGCGAACAAGCGAAAGGAATTGCCGAAGCAATATTTGCGGTTAGAGATATTGAAAAAGTCATCTTATACAATCGCACAGAAGAAAAAGCGTATGCATTTGCGCAATATATACAAGAGAAATTTGGTAAACCTGCTTACGTTTACAAGGATCCAAATGAAGCAGTACGTGAAGCAGACATCATCGTTACAACTACGAACGCAACCACACCAGTCTTCTCAGAAATCTTGCAAAAAGGCGTCCACGTAAACGCCGTCGGCTCATTCAGACCGAGCATGCAAGAACTACCCTCACATGCCATAGCTAAAGCAAACAAAGTAGTAGTCGAATCAAAAGAAGCAGCACTAGACGAAACAGGAGACCTTCAAGTTCCGATAAAAGAAGGTCTATTCAAAGCAAACGCCATTCACGCTGAACTTGGTCAAATTATAAGCGGAGAAAAAGCTGGGCGCGAAAATGATGAAGAGATTACTATTTTCAAATCAGTTGGTTTGGCGGTAGTAGATATTATCGTTGCGAAGTATTTGTATGAGAGAGCGTTGGAGCAAGGGGTAGGGAATAAGATTGAGTTTTGAGACTGCCTTTTGGTGGTCTTTTTTTCAATTCATCAAATGTCATGATAACCTCCTAAATGTGTTTTTTGTCTTTAATCCCATTCTACATTTTCGATCATATAAAATAATCATTTTAGAGGGATTTTCTGTAAGTTGATAGTTTTTTACCTCATTTTATAAGGCTACTTATTCGTGGTCTTTTTATTTTCTCCTCCGCATAAATATAGTTTATTGCAAGAATGCATTAATAGATTACAAACTTTCTACCTTTGCGAAAAAGTTTGACAATACATACGGGTAGTGGTAATTTAAAACCTATAAGAAAACTCGGTATTAATTCCGAGTTTTCTTATAGGTGTAAATAGTCGAGAGGGGTCGAAATATGAAGAAGTTGTTTGTATTACCATTTGTCCTACTATTATTTATTGCATTAGCTGCTTGTTCAGGGGAAAAAGATTCGAAGCAAGCAGGAACTAGTAAATCAGGGACTCCGAAAAGACGGAGGGGCGTTAACGATTGGTGTTAGCGATAATCCAGATACGATGAATCCGCTTTATGCGAATGATCGTGTGTCATTAACTGTGCAGCAAGCTTTATATGCGCCGCTATATCATATGGAAAACGGTAAGAAAAAGTTTGTTCTTGCTGAGAGCTTTACGCCTTCAGAAGATCAATTAACTTGGACACTGAAGTTAAAAGATAATTTGAAATGGCATGATGGTAAGAAAATTACATCAGACGATATAGCATTTACATTCCAATCTATTTTGGATGAAAAGCAAAATAGCTCAAGTCGTGAAAACTTTATTTTTAAAGGAAAGCCGCTTGAGGTGAAAAAGGTAGATGAGTTAACAACTCAATTCGTTTTACCACAAGTAAGCGCATCTTTCGAAGGTGTGATGAATGATTTCTTCCCAATTCCGAAACATGTATTTGAAGGGGAAGCAGATTTAGCGAAGAGTAAGAAAAACTTACAGCCTGTAGGATCAGGGCCGTTTAAGTTTAAAGAGTATAAATCAGATGAGTACGTTGCATTAGATCGATTTGATGATTATGTAGGTGGGAAAGCTAAATTAGACTCTATCGTATACCGAGTTGTAAAAGACCGTAATACAGCAAATGTTTCACTGCAAAATGGTCAAATCAACATGAAGATGATTGAGCCACAAGACTTTAAGAAATTAGATAGCACTGGGAACTTCTCAATGGTGACATTCCCTGAAGGTAGATTATTCTACTTATCTTATAACATGAATACGGAGCTTATGAAGAAAAAAGAAGTGCGCCAAGCAATTGCACATGCGTTAGATAAGAAAGAAATGATTAACTCAGCATTCGTTTCAGGTGAATTTGCAGAACCAGCAAATTCAATCTTAACGCCAGACGCTATGTATTATGCGAAAGATATTAAAGAGTATAAGTATGATAAAAAAGAAGCGAAAGATTTATTAGCAAAAGCTGGCGTGAAAGATAAAGAAAAAGTACGCGTCATGTATGTAACGAATAATAAAATTATGGAAAGCTTAGCGCTTTATACACAACAAAAATTAAAAGAAGTTGGCTTAGAAGTTGAACTAAATGCATTAGATGCTAGTGCAGCAAGTGAAAAAGGCTTAGATAAAGAGAATAAAGAATATGACATTACATTTGGTGGTTACATAATGGGACCTGAGCCAGATTCATATAAGAGCTTATTCTTAAGTAATGCTGAATACAATTATGCACGATATAAAAACGCTGATTTCGATAAGTTATGGGAAGAAGCTGCAGTTGAAACAGATAAAACAAAACGCGCAGAGCTATACCATAAAATTCAAGAGACAGCTAGAGAAGACGTACCTTATCTACCAATCGCGTATCCGAAAGCAGTTATTGCAGTAGATAAAAAGTTTGATGGATTAAAAGAAGCGAAAGCAATTCCTGTCACAATGTTTGAAGATCTATCTAAGATTTATGAAGTGAAATAAGAAACAATAAAGAAGCTGGTGGAAATCAGCTTCTTTAGCTTGAGGGGGGAAGTTTGTGTATAAAGTAATTGCGAAGAGGCTTTTAAATGCAATTCCGCTTTTATTTGTTATTTCTATTATTTCTTTTCTATTAATAAAACTAGCACCGGGGGATCCGGTTCGAAACTTTGTAACGCCAAATATGAGTCCAATTGATGTGGAGCGTATTCGCAAAAGTTTAGGACTAGATCAACCAATTTACGTGCAGTATTTTTTATGGTTAAAAAACATTTTAACAGGAAACTTTGGTTACTCACTTCAAAATCATCGTCCTGTTTTGGAACTTATCACAGAAAGATTACCTGCAACAATTGGATTAATGGGATCATCTTTACTCGTCTCATTCGTAATCGCAATACCGCTTGGACTATTTACAGGTGTGAAAAAGAATTCATTCTTTGACCGCATTGTAAACTTTATTTCATACGTTGGTATTTCTATGCCGGTTTTCTGGTTTGCACTACTATTAGTCTACTTATTCTCTTTAAAATTGAACCTACTTCCGAGTATGGGTATGCGCACCGTAGGTAAAGACTCTGTCTGGGATATTGTGCAACACGGCATTTTACCTTGCATGGTGCTAGCGTTCCAAAACGTATCTGTTTATATGAGATATATTCGTTCAAGTACGATTCAGCAATTAGAAGAAGAATATGTACAAATTCAATATGCGTACGGCGCTTCAAAGAAAACGGTTTTATTTAATCACGTACTTCGAAATGTATTAATACCGATCATTACAATTTTCGGATTATCGATTCCAAGTTTAGTAGGCGGAGCGTTCATTACGGAAACAGTATTTTCATGGCCGGGTCTTGGTTCACTGGGGGTAAATGCTATTTTTAGATTTGATTATCCGATTATCATGGCAATTACATTACTATCATCATTCATGTTAATTCTCGGTAACTTAATTGCTGATATTTTATATGGCGTAGTAGATCCGCGCATTCGAATGAGGGGGTGATTTGGAATGAATAATAGGAGATTTCAAACGATAAAACATAGCTTTACGAAAAATAAGTTTGTTGCAATGGGAGTTATTATACTTGCGGTTTTAACGGTCGCATCAATTTTCGCATTCGTATCGCCGTACGATCCTAGCAAAATGTCGATTCCAGATCGCTTACAAGAACCGAGTATGAGTCATCCTTTCGGAACGGATGATTACGGAAGGGATTACTTAACGAGAGCGTTATATGGCGGACGAGTTTCGCTTGCGGTCGGTTTCCTTGCGATGGTTGTTTCTATTACAATCGGTACTGCAGTTGGAACAATTAGCGGGTATTTTGGCGGAAAGTTAGACAACTTTTTAATGCGAGTTGTTGAAGTGCTTATGTCAATTCCATCATTCTTTTTAATGCTACTATTAAATGCGTATTTAAAACCAGGAATTACGACGCTAGTTCTTATTATCGGATTACTAACATGGATGGACACCGCCCGTATTGTAAGGGCAGAAACGTTATCTGTAAAAGAGCGTGAGTACGTTTTATACGCAAAAGTATCAGGACAAAAGTCACTTATGATTATTGTAAGACATATCATTCCTAACATTTTATCAACCATTATTATCGCCGCGACATTAACGATTGCGACATCAATTTTAATGGAATCATCACTTAGTTTCCTAGGTTTAGGTATTAGAGAACCAGATTCTTCTTGGGGCAGCATGCTAAACAATGCGCAAGGATATATTGGTGAAGCTTGGTATTTAACGCTCTTCCCAGGATTTCTTATCCTTTTAACGGTACTTAGTTTTAACGTAATTGGTGAAGCATTGAAGAAAGCTTTCGCACCAAAAGGAGCCGGACATGAAAACTAAAGTGTTAAGTGAAAGGAGTGAGAAGCGTGTCTGAAAAAC
This DNA window, taken from Bacillus cereus ATCC 14579, encodes the following:
- a CDS encoding ABC transporter permease encodes the protein MNNRRFQTIKHSFTKNKFVAMGVIILAVLTVASIFAFVSPYDPSKMSIPDRLQEPSMSHPFGTDDYGRDYLTRALYGGRVSLAVGFLAMVVSITIGTAVGTISGYFGGKLDNFLMRVVEVLMSIPSFFLMLLLNAYLKPGITTLVLIIGLLTWMDTARIVRAETLSVKEREYVLYAKVSGQKSLMIIVRHIIPNILSTIIIAATLTIATSILMESSLSFLGLGIREPDSSWGSMLNNAQGYIGEAWYLTLFPGFLILLTVLSFNVIGEALKKAFAPKGAGHEN
- a CDS encoding ABC transporter permease — its product is MYKVIAKRLLNAIPLLFVISIISFLLIKLAPGDPVRNFVTPNMSPIDVERIRKSLGLDQPIYVQYFLWLKNILTGNFGYSLQNHRPVLELITERLPATIGLMGSSLLVSFVIAIPLGLFTGVKKNSFFDRIVNFISYVGISMPVFWFALLLVYLFSLKLNLLPSMGMRTVGKDSVWDIVQHGILPCMVLAFQNVSVYMRYIRSSTIQQLEEEYVQIQYAYGASKKTVLFNHVLRNVLIPIITIFGLSIPSLVGGAFITETVFSWPGLGSLGVNAIFRFDYPIIMAITLLSSFMLILGNLIADILYGVVDPRIRMRG
- a CDS encoding ornithine cyclodeaminase family protein, producing MLVISANEQRNLVNMNEVIEYAALALKEFSAERTITPIRGSLPFANEQNTALIMPSVAEGLEALGVKIVTVVPQNKQIGKKTINGIVMLSDFQAGEPLALLEGSYLTMIRTGALSGVATKYLARHNAKTLCIIGTGEQAKGIAEAIFAVRDIEKVILYNRTEEKAYAFAQYIQEKFGKPAYVYKDPNEAVREADIIVTTTNATTPVFSEILQKGVHVNAVGSFRPSMQELPSHAIAKANKVVVESKEAALDETGDLQVPIKEGLFKANAIHAELGQIISGEKAGRENDEEITIFKSVGLAVVDIIVAKYLYERALEQGVGNKIEF